A genomic stretch from Helianthus annuus cultivar XRQ/B chromosome 1, HanXRQr2.0-SUNRISE, whole genome shotgun sequence includes:
- the LOC110885913 gene encoding TBC1 domain family member 15 isoform X1, translated as MLKSIIGRSSSKQNADMESFFPIRPDCQQHVPKTRFKPKVGKTLSERRWNAAFDKDGRLDIAAVLRRIQRGGIHPSIKGAVWEFLLGCYDPNSTSEERENLRKKRREQYNSWKEECKKIVPIIGTGNFVMAPLESEDGEPVESNGILQPNSDDESDKKVSQWKLSLHQIGLDVVRTDRALVFYENEANQAKLWDLLAIYTWVDDDIGYVQGMNDICSPMVILLKDEADAFWCFEHAMRRVRENFRSNATSMGVQAQLGILSQVMRVVDPKLHQHLEGLDGGEYLFAIRMLMVLFRREFSFIDALYLWEVMWAMEYNPNMFADYASNGSHEVVATKLSSKVLQQYGKYERKNVRNGRTDQKSLLAVFLVAGVLETKNKKLLNEAKGLDDVAQIMGDITGSLDAKKALTEALKIHKKYMNKARN; from the exons ATGTTGAAGAGTATAATTGGTCGTAGTAGTAGTAAACAAAATGCCGATATGGAATCTTTTTTTCCGATTAGGCCCGATTGCCAACAACATGTTCCTAAGACCAGATTTAAACCTAAG GTTGGGAAAACTTTAAGTGAAAGAAGATGGAATGCTGCGTTTGATAAAGACGGTCGTTTGGATATAGCAGCCGTGCTTAGGAGGATACAAAGAGGG GGCATTCATCCATCAATTAAGGGGGCAGTCTGGGAATTTTTGTTGGGTTGTTATGATCCCAACAGTACCTCCGAGGAACGAGAAAACCTCAGGAAAAAGAGGAG GGAACAGTATAATTCATGGAAGGAGGAATGCAAAAAGATTGTACCCATTATTGGTACTGGGAACTTTGTCATGGCACCTTTAGAGTCTGAGGATGGAGAACCTGTAGAAAGTAACGGAATTCTTCAGCCAAACTCTGATGATGAGTCCGACAAGAAAGTATCCCAGTGGAAACTTAGCTTGCATCAGATAG GTTTGGATGTTGTACGCACAGATCGTGCTCTTGTTTTTTATGAAAATGAAGCTAATCAGGCCAAACTTTGGGATCTTCTTGCCATATATACTTGGGTTGATGACGATATTGGTTATGTTCAAG GGATGAATGATATATGTTCCCCAATGGTAATTCTTTTGAAGGATGAAGCAGATGCCTTTTGGTGCTTTGAGCATGCAATGCGTAGAGTG AGGGAAAACTTCAGGTCTAATGCAACTTCTATGGGAGTACAAGCACAACTTGGAATACTTTCACAAGTTATGAGAGTTGTTGACCCAAAGCTTCATCAACACCTTG AGGGCTTGGACGGTGGAGAATATTTATTTGCCATCCGTATGCTTATGGTACTTTTCCGAAGGGAATTTTCCTTTATAGACGCCTTATATTTATGGGAG GTTATGTGGGCCATGGAATATAATCCAAACATGTTTGCTGATTATGCTTCAAATGGTTCGCATGAAGTTGTAGCAACAAAATTAAGCAGTAAAGTACTACAACAGTATGGAAAATACGAAAGAAAAAACGTGAGAAATGGACGAACGGATCAAAAAAGTCTTCTTGCTGTTTTTTTAGTGGCGGGTGTTCTCGAGACCAAAAACAAAAAACTCCTGAACGAGGCTAAAGGCCTAGATGATGTTGCCCAG ATCATGGGTGATATAACCGGAAGCTTGGATGCAAAAAAAGCTTTGACAGAAGCACTGAAAATTCACAAAAAGTATATGAACAAG GCAAGAAATTGA
- the LOC110885913 gene encoding TBC1 domain family member 15 isoform X2: MAPLESEDGEPVESNGILQPNSDDESDKKVSQWKLSLHQIGLDVVRTDRALVFYENEANQAKLWDLLAIYTWVDDDIGYVQGMNDICSPMVILLKDEADAFWCFEHAMRRVRENFRSNATSMGVQAQLGILSQVMRVVDPKLHQHLEGLDGGEYLFAIRMLMVLFRREFSFIDALYLWEVMWAMEYNPNMFADYASNGSHEVVATKLSSKVLQQYGKYERKNVRNGRTDQKSLLAVFLVAGVLETKNKKLLNEAKGLDDVAQIMGDITGSLDAKKALTEALKIHKKYMNKARN; the protein is encoded by the exons ATGGCACCTTTAGAGTCTGAGGATGGAGAACCTGTAGAAAGTAACGGAATTCTTCAGCCAAACTCTGATGATGAGTCCGACAAGAAAGTATCCCAGTGGAAACTTAGCTTGCATCAGATAG GTTTGGATGTTGTACGCACAGATCGTGCTCTTGTTTTTTATGAAAATGAAGCTAATCAGGCCAAACTTTGGGATCTTCTTGCCATATATACTTGGGTTGATGACGATATTGGTTATGTTCAAG GGATGAATGATATATGTTCCCCAATGGTAATTCTTTTGAAGGATGAAGCAGATGCCTTTTGGTGCTTTGAGCATGCAATGCGTAGAGTG AGGGAAAACTTCAGGTCTAATGCAACTTCTATGGGAGTACAAGCACAACTTGGAATACTTTCACAAGTTATGAGAGTTGTTGACCCAAAGCTTCATCAACACCTTG AGGGCTTGGACGGTGGAGAATATTTATTTGCCATCCGTATGCTTATGGTACTTTTCCGAAGGGAATTTTCCTTTATAGACGCCTTATATTTATGGGAG GTTATGTGGGCCATGGAATATAATCCAAACATGTTTGCTGATTATGCTTCAAATGGTTCGCATGAAGTTGTAGCAACAAAATTAAGCAGTAAAGTACTACAACAGTATGGAAAATACGAAAGAAAAAACGTGAGAAATGGACGAACGGATCAAAAAAGTCTTCTTGCTGTTTTTTTAGTGGCGGGTGTTCTCGAGACCAAAAACAAAAAACTCCTGAACGAGGCTAAAGGCCTAGATGATGTTGCCCAG ATCATGGGTGATATAACCGGAAGCTTGGATGCAAAAAAAGCTTTGACAGAAGCACTGAAAATTCACAAAAAGTATATGAACAAG GCAAGAAATTGA